A stretch of Ipomoea triloba cultivar NCNSP0323 chromosome 13, ASM357664v1 DNA encodes these proteins:
- the LOC116001718 gene encoding transcription factor bHLH71-like, with protein MALEALSTNELFNLIIYDTFSATPLSHNDASETTNLAAAVGPKPAPQDLGGGLEGCSSMPAWRRRHSVGGEMITPQSRPQQNLAVQGGGRKKRRRRPKICKNKEEAETQRITHIAVERNRRKQMNEHLAVLRSLMPESYVQRGDQASIVGGAIEFVKELEHLLQSLEARKFQLLHGGGGDGGGGATTTADCGGGGEFLANPFSQFFSYPQYTCSPQLPNKYISKSKAAIADIEVTLIETHANIRILSMRRVRQLSKIVATFQNMCLSTLHLNVTTLDSLILYSISAKVEEGCQLNSADEIAGAVHHMLRIIEEEDTLSTCQAV; from the exons ATGGCTTTAGAAGCGCTGTCTACTAATGAGCTCTTTAACCTTATAATCTACGATACTTTTTCGGCGACCCCTTTGTCTCACAACGACGCTTCTGAAACTACCAATCTTGCGGCGGCGGTGGGCCCCAAGCCAGCTCCTCAAGACCTCGGCGGCGGTTTAGAGGGCTGTTCTTCCATGCCGGCGTGGCGGCGCCGCCATTCCGTTGGGGGAGAGATGATAACCCCACAGTCCCGGCCGCAGCAAAACTTGGCGGTGCAAGGCGGCGGCCGGAAAAAGCGGCGGAGACGGCCCAAGATTTGCAAGAACAAGGAGGAGGCTGAGACCCAGAGGATAACTCACATTGCCGTCGAGAGAAACCGCCGCAAACAGATGAATGAACACCTCGCCGTGCTCCGCTCCCTCATGCCGGAATCTTATGTTCAAAGG GGTGACCAAGCCTCAATAGTTGGGGGCGCCATAGAGTTTGTGAAGGAGCTGGAACACCTCTTGCAATCCCTAGAAGCTCGCAAGTTCCAACTGCTACACGGCGGCGGAGGCGACGGCGGAGGAGGAGCGACGACCACCGCCgactgcggcggcggcggcgagtTCCTCGCAAACCCATTCTCGCAGTTTTTCTCGTACCCACAATACACATGTTCGCCGCAGCTCCCCAACAAGTACATCTCGAAGAGCAAGGCCGCTATTGCGGACATAGAAGTTACCTTAATCGAAACGCATGCAAATATTCGAATTTTGTCGATGAGAAGAGTCCGGCAACTTTCTAAGATAGTGGCTACCTTTCAGAATATGTGCCTTTCTACGCTTCACTTGAACGTCACCACTTTAGACTCTTTGATTCTCTATTCAATTAGCGCTAAG GTGGAAGAAGGTTGCCAGTTGAACAGTGCTGACGAGATAGCAGGAGCAGTTCACCACATGCTCAGAATAATAGAGGAGGAAGATACCCTAAGTACTTGCCAAGCTGTGTAG